CCAAACACAGAAATCTCAGAGGCAAGGATTATTTTAACTCTAAAAACATGGATAAAAATGACAAGTAATAATAAAACAAGCAGAACTGTCGGAAAAAATATGGACAGAATAATGGAACTACTCTCCAAGTTACGTTTTTACGGTATGCTTGAAACATATAGAAATGACTGCAGGACCACATCCTCTGATGGTATGACAAACGATGAGTTTCTTAAATGGCTTCTTGAAAGCGAATATGATTACAGACGCAATGTAAGCATTGAGAGACTGATAAAGTCTGCAAACTTCAGATATAAGGCATATATGGAAAAAATAGACTATACCATAAAACGTAACCTTGACCGTAACCAGCTTGAGAGACTTGCATCTCTTGATTTTATAAGAGACGGACAGAATGTTTTCATCACGGGAAGCTCCGGTACAGGTAAAAGCTATATAGCTTCAGCCATAGGATATGAGGCATGTAAGAATGGAATAAAGACTTTGTATTCAAATGCGTCAAAGCTTATGGGACAGCTTAAAATTGCCAAAAACAAGGGCACTATAGAATCTGAGATGAAAAAAATAGAAAAGTGTCAACTGCTGATTCTTGACGATCTGTTTCTTATAGGACTGGATACCAGGGAAAGGTCAATCCTTATGGAAATAATAGAAGACAGACACGGATTAAAATCAATCATAATAACATCACAACTTCCTGTCGAAAGCCGGTATGATGCAATTGGTGATCCTACAGTAGCTGACGCAATCCTGGACAGAATTGTACATACAGCACACAAGATTGAACTTACCGGGGATTCTGTAAGAAAGATTAATGCTAAAAAGAAATAGTATATATTGTAGATTATTATAATTGAAAATGACCCGGGTTAAAATGCATTTTTCTTTATTTAAATCTAATATTTTTTTGATGGGTCAATTTAGAGTATAATAGTGGGTCAATCGACTTTAAATTTTCCACATTTACAACAACTTAAAAGGTTTTCGGTGCAAGCCGCAAAACAGCTCTGTGTGGCTGGTGCAAGGAGGTGTGTCGTAATGCACGATACACCTTCTTTTTTATTCATTACTATACAACTCGGTTCATTTTCTTTAAGCTGCGATATTTTGAGGATTTCTTTGATTTATGTGTTCGCAACATCTAAATATAGCTACTGTAAACTCATAAAACCGTCTAATCAGCCAATCCATACCTTCTTTAGCCATTTTTGCACACATCTTTTTTATATTGAAGGCAACGGCAAAGAAGGCAAAGTCCATGAAGACCTTATCCTTTCCAAAATGGCGGAAACGTTTGTAATTCATATTGTTTTTCATTTGTCCGAACACGGCTTCCGGTTCTATGCATCTCTGTCCTCTGTGTTTCAGTCCTTCCTTGGAACATAGCAACTCTTTAGCTTTCTGCCTGTATTTTCTGAGCCTGTGATTCAGTTCTATCGTCCTGTTTCCTTTTGCTTTAAAACATCGGCATCTTAGCGGACAGCCTTCACATCTGACGGCTCTGTATCTGGCATTCTCGCTGACATATCCGGATGCGGTTTTCACATGTCCGGTCCCTATTCTTTGCATCTTCTGTCCCATGGGGCAAATGCAAAAGTCATGTTCTTCATTGTAGTAGAAGTTTTCCGCCTTGAACGGGTCCGGTTTGAACCTCGACCGCTGTTCCATGTGGAAGTAGTTGTACTTGACGTAGGCTTCCATACCGTTTTCTGACATGAAGCGGTAATTCTCCTCAGAACCGTAGCCGGAATCGGCCACCACCGTATGGGCCAACCTGTCATATCTGCCTGAGAAGGATTGCAGGAAAGGTATCATGGTCAGTGTATCCGTAGGGTTCGGGAAGAGTGCAAAATCGGTAATGAACTGGTTCTCGGTGCCGATCTGGAGGTTGTAACCGGGCTTTGTCTGGCCGTTACGCATGGCATCCTCCTTCATTCTCATGAAAGTAGCGTCCTTGTCCGTTTTGGAATAGGAGTTCCTGTCCTGCAGCGTGTCCAGATGGTTGTCGTATTCCTGCAGCGTGTCCCTGTGCTCCTCCAGTTCCTTCAGCTGTTTGCGTTTCTTTTTCAACGCAGTCTTTTCCTCTTTCGTGGAGGGTTCAGGAACCTGTTCAAGGGCTTGACGCAATTCTCCCGCCATTTCAGTCAGCATGGCCGGAGTGAATTCTATTTCCTCATTGCTTTCCGATGAGTTCTCCTGGGCGATGACATCGTCTGTCTGTTCCAACAGGACATGTATCTTCTTCATCAGGCGTTCACGGTTCCGCTCAACCGTTTTTCGCCAGACGAAAGTATACTTGTTGGCTTTGGACTCAATCTTGGTCCCGTCAATATATTCCACATTCAGGCTGATGAAGCCTTTGGAAGAGAGAAGGAGTACGGTTTGGGTAAATACTTCGTTGATTTCCTTCTTCACCCGGTTGCGGAAACGGTTGATGGTAATGAAATCCGGTTTCTCATATCCGGCAAGCCAGATATAATGGATGTCACGGTGAAGGAGCTTTTCAATTTTCCGGCAGGAATAGACGTTGTTCATATAGGCATATAGAATGACCTTGAGCATCATCCTGGGATGGTAAGGGCTGCGGCCGCATTCCTTATACAACTTCCTGAAACTTTCAAGATTCAGGCTATCAACCAGAGCGTTAACCATGCGCACCGGATCATTCTCTGCAATATCCTCGTCAATTCTTTGAGGAAAAAGAACTGTTTGGTTGGGATTGTAAGGACGAAAATGTATCTTTGTCATAGTATAAATTGTATGCTTAAAGATACAAATTCTTTAGGTAATAACAAAGCCCCAGCTTGTGAAAGTAGGGGCTTTGTGCATAAAAAAAGAAGGTGCGCATTTTGACACACCTTCTTGCACCACAGAAATACACACTGAAAATCAATACTTTACACTTCGAGTAAAACCACTGGTGCAACCTCGTTTCTTGCACCGCCTCCTGCTTTTATGCTTTTCCTGTAATCCGGTAATCCCGAAAAATAAAAAATCCCCCGAAACATTTCCCTTTTTCGGTCAAAATCCCTATATTTGCATCAGTTCCAAGAGCAAAGCGAAGCAATGCAGCGAAACCCGCACAGCTACCAAATCGCTACCGGCTACCGAACTTTCTACTCTTTAAGTCTTATCTACCAACCGATTACAAAAAAACGATTGTTTTTTTTGAAAAAAACTTTCTTTTTTCTTGAGATAATGGATGAAAAATGAGGTGCAGACAGATTCTTAATGAAAAGAAGAAAGTATTTTTGCAGAAAATGGAATGATGATGTATATCAATTGTCTCTTTTAAACAAGTAAAAAAGGAATGTCTCTTCCCTGGTTTAAGGAAGAGAATAGGAGAGGGGAATAATTGTTTTGTGTGCGATATAAATGCCGGGCAAGATGTATGATTACATTTGCTTGTAATCCTTGGCCAATCCTCCTTCACTTGTTTCTTTATAGAGTGACGGTAGGTCATGTCCGGTCTGTTGCATCACTTGCACTACTTTATCGAAAGAGACACGGTGCATGCCATCGGTGAAAGCTGAATAAAGATTAGCATCCAGCGCACGTGCGGCGGCGTATGCATTTCGTTCGATGCAGGGAATTTGTACCAATCCGCATACCGGGTCGCATGTCATTCCCAAATGGTGTTCCAAGCCCATTTCTGCTGCATACTCAATTTGTGCAGGACTGCCCCCGAACAATTGATTGGCGGCAGCCGAAGCCATTGCGCAGGCAACGCCTACTTCTCCCTGACAACCTACTTCTGCTCCGGAAATGGATGCGTTGAATTTGACGATATTGCCAAACAGGCCGGCAGTGGCTAACGCACGTAAAATGCGCATATCGCTAAAGTCACGGCTTTTTTGAAGATGATAAAGTACGGCAGGCATGACTCCGCAGGAACCACAAGTAGGAGCGGTTACTATTTTACCACCGGAAGCATTTTCTTCACTTACGGCTAAAGCATAAGAGAAGACGAGTCCTCTGGATTGCAGGGATTGTTTGTATCCGGTAGCACGTATGTAATAAGTGGAAGCTTTCCGCCGGAGATTTAGTGGTCCGGGTAGTACGCCTTCTGCTTCGAGTCCACGGTGGATGGCATCTTTCATGGTAGTCCATACTTCAGCCAGGTAGTCCCATATATCTTCTTCTTCACATTCTTTTACATATTCCCAATAACTTTTTCCGGTATCTTCACACCATTGGAGTATTTCGGTCATGTTTTCCATACCATATACATCGGGGCTTTCGATGGTTGGATTGTTATTATTTTCTGCCAGTGCACCACCGCCGATGCTATAAACAGTCCAATTCTCCTGCACTTTATTGTTGCTATCCAGAGCTGCGAATGTCATTCCGTTCGGATGAAACGGTAGAAAGACTTTGGGCTGCCACACAATTTCTACCGGGGCAATGGGTTGCAAGGTGTCTATGATGGCCACATCCGTCATGTGGCCTTTGCCTGTAGCAGCTAAACTACCGTAAAGGGTTACTTTAAAAGATGCAGCATCCGGATGACGCTCCAGAAACATTTCGGCAGCTTTACGTGGTCCCATAGTGTGGCTACTGGAAGGTCCTGTGCCTATTCTGTATAGCTCTTTAATCGATTTCATGACTGATGATGTGTTTTTGTTAATACCATTTCTTTTTTCTGAAGTACAAATATACAATAATACCGATAATTGCCATTACAATCCAAGCAAATAAATACCCGTATTGCCATTCGAGCTCGGGCATCCATTTGTTCTTTGGACGTTTTGTTTACAGGTTAGTCCAAATCGACTACTGTGATTCCGGCACCGCCAAACTGCACATGTTCGTCGGCATAGTGATTCACTCCCGGTACGGTGGCCAGATACTGGCGGATTAGTGTACGAAGTATTCCCGTTCCTGTGCCGTGAAGGATACGTACACGGTTCATGCCGACTAATATGGCGTCATCAATAAAATAGGTGACTGCTTGCAGAGCTTCGTCTCCGCGCATTCCGCGTACGTCAATGTCTTGTTTGAAGCTAAGCTTCTTTTCGTACATCTGATCGTGTGTCTGGCTACTGACAAAGGTGCTTTTGGCGATTCCTTCCGTCTTGGGTGCGTTATTGGTACGTTCCAGACGGTCTGTTTTTACGGTCGTTTTTATACTTCCAAAAGCAACGGTCGCATTTTTACCATTGATTTCCATCACTTGGCCGACACTTGTCTGTCCTTTGATTTTTACATTATCACCTACTGCAATCGGCACTATTTTAGGAGCACTTGACGGGGAAGAGGCTGCGGCTTTCGGTTCGTTTTTCTTATTTTTCTTCCGTTCTTGTTTCTCCTTTAATTTCTCCATTTTCCGCGCAATCTTCTCTTCATGCTCTTTAGAAGCCAGCGCATCTAAAGAAGTACGGAAGTCTGTCAGCTCCTGACGTGCTTGGCGTGTCTTTTCCTTTTCAGCTTGTGCTTCCTTGATGGTGCGTATTGTATTTTCAATGCGTGCATTGGATTCCTGGAGCATCCGTTCCGCTTCTTCTTTTGCTTGCCGGATGATCTCTTTCCTTGATTTCTGTAACTCTTCCATTTCCGTTTGGTAGCGGGCAATGGTTTCTTCCATGTGCTTTTCCCGTTGACGGATAGTTTGACGTTTTCCTTCCCAGTAACGCTTGTCGCGCACGATGTCCTGAAGGTATTTGTCGGCATTGATATATTCGCTTCCTACGATTTCCGAAGCATCTGCAATGACATCTTCCGGCAATCCGATTTTTCGTGCGATTTCTACGGCAAACGAACTTCCGGGATTTCCGATTTGTAGTTGGAAAAGTGCTTGCATGAGATGGCGGTCGTAAAGCATGGCTCCGTTCACTACTCCTTCATGATCTTCGGCAAAATGTTTCAGATTCTGGTAGTGGGTGGTGATGACTCCGAAGGTTCTTTTCTGGTTGAAACGTTTCAGGACGGCTTCGGCAATAGCACCTCCAATTTGCGGTTCCGTACCTCCACCGAACTCGTCAATCAGGATAAGGCTCCGTTTGTTGCAACTTTTCATCATGATTTTCATATTGGTCAGGTGAGAAGAGTAGGTACTCAAATCGTCTTCAATAGATTGCTCATCACCAATATCGATAAAGATGCTGCTGAATATACCGGTGTGACTGCGTTCGTGCAAGGGAATGAGCATACCGCATTGCAACATATATTGCAGTAAACCGACTGTTTTGAGGCAGACGGACTTACCTCCGGCATTCGGACCGGATATAATAAGAATACGTTGTTTTTGATTCAGTTCTATATCCAGCGGTACGACTTTCTTTCCGTGTTTGGCAAGTGAAAGTTGTAATAAAGGATGCACAGCCATTGTCCAGTCCAGTAGTTGCTCATTCTCTACAGCGGGCTTCAGGCTATTGGTCTGTATGGCGAAATAGCTTTTCGCACGGATAAAATCTATTTCTGCCAGAAATTCGTATGATTGAAGAATTTCCGGGATAGACGGACGGAGCACGTTTGAAAACTCGGTAAGGATGCGAATAATTTCGCGTCGTTCGTCGCCTTCGAGTTCGCGAATACGGTTGTTGGCTTCTACGACTTCCGCCGGTTCTATAAACACGGTTTTTCCGCTAGCGGATTCGTCGTGTACAATACCTTTGATTTTTCGCTTGAGTCCGGGGGCGACGGGGATTACCAAACGTCCGTCACGCATGGTGGGAGCTACGTCTTTATCTACGTATCCTTCGGATTGTGCGTTGCGCAAGATGCTGTTTAACGAGCGGGAAATATTTCCCATCGTACTGGCAAGCTCGCGACGTATACGGGCTAATTCGGTGGAAGCATTATCCTTGATTTTTCCATATTTGTTAAGGATGCCGTCTATTTTTCCTATCAGTTGTGGGAAAACGGCTATATCTCCTGCCAATCGTTTCAGGCTGGGGTAGGGGGTGTCGTTCTCTTCTTCATCTTCATTTCGATGGAGAAAGCGTACAATGTCACGGATGGTTTCTAACGAACGGCGCAGGTCGAATAGTTCTTGCTCGTCCAGATACATTCCTTCTATCCGCACTCGCTTTAGCGAAGGGCGGACATCAAAGAAAAATTGATCGGGAAATCCATCTTCTTCCTGAATGATGCGAACAAACTCTGTTACCTGGTTTAATTTTTCCTCTACTTCTTCATATTGCTCAGAAAAGTTCATGTCTGTGACTCTTTCTTCGCCTAAAGTGCTGAGACACTTATCTTTTAGTAACTGCCTGATTTGATCGAATCCTATCTTTTGCTCAAAATTTTGAGGGTATATCATATCTTTGTTCTTACTAATGGACTGCAAAAATACGATTATTTTGCGAAAAAATTATCAGAATGTTTGCAGATTTAAAAATGATTCGTATCTTTGCACCGCTTTCAACGGAAAGCACTTCTGATAAAGGAGTTTTGGAGAGGTGGCAGAGTGGTCGATTGCGGCGGTCTTGAAAACCGTTGTACTGCGAGGTACCCGGGGTTCGAATCCCTGTCTCTCCGCAATAAACGCTGAAAATCAGCAAATTGCAAAGCAAACACCCAATTTTACACCCAAGAATGTAAAATTGGGTGTTTTTGTATTCTTTAAGATTGATAGTATGGGAAGGTAAGTGGAAAACCTCCCTTTTAACGTGCAAACCACTTGTTTTTTCTTGGATATAACGGGGAATTTACGGATTAATCTCAACTATTAAAAACTGTCATTCAACAAGTTCAAATTCACATTTTCCCGATTCACATCCATTGAATATAACAGCAATCTGATGAATGCCGGGATAAAAAGTTCTTGTCGTTATGGGGCGAAACGAATGTTTCCTATTGACTTCCGTAATGGAGTTTCCTTTGTATTCCTTCTCACTGATTTTATAGACTTTCCTCGTCATCTCTCCATTCATTTTCCGATAATAGATTCCGTATTCCAATCTTATTGTCCGTTTTTCCGTATTATAATTGTTTAGATTAAAACAAAATTCAACAGAATCACCCATTTTTATTCTTTTTGTAAGAATCTTAAAGTCACCTATGCTGATATTGTCATTCAAACTCAGTCCAAACAGGTTCAATATCTCGTGATTCCCCTGCTTAAGCAATGTTCGGCATCCATGCTTGATAACCCAATCAATATTCTCTGATTGCCCTTTCCATTTTTTAGCCAAAGCAATTACGATTTGTGGATTATCCTTTGAAATATCGTTCAGGTTATTGGCAACACTCAACCTTACAAACCTGGATGGATCGTTTTTCAGATTTTCCATAATCGGAATGATGGGAGCTGGATTTTCTTTTAATTTAGGCAATGACATCGCCCACGGCAGACGAGGTCTGCACCCTTCCGATGCAAGCCTCCTTACCCCCCAGTGCGGATGTTTTGACCAAGCCAACATCTGTTTCATCATTTCATCTTGATATTTCACAATAAAGGCATGGGTCACAAATTCGCAAGTCGTGAATTGCGTAATTCGCTCAATGGCTTTCACTGATGTCTCATAGTCCTCTATTCCATATCGCTCCACATAATGGTCCAAAATAACCCCATATTCTAATGTCAGCAAATTGAAATTTTTATCGTCTATCTTTGAAAAATCGAGCAGTCTAACTTTTACACAGTCTAATAATTTAAAGATTTTCGCAACAGCTTCTTTATACTCGGTTGGCATAAACTTGTGCAGAACAGTAGTTATGTGTGCAATCCGCTGCTTATAACCTCTGTTCTCCCATTCTTCATCCATAACTAAAGTTACAAACTTGTCTACACTCATGTTCTGGAGAACAAGAGACAAGTCGTTGACAAACCTTCCAAAGAATGGCTTATCAAACATATTTTTAAAAGATTCTGCCATTACTTTTATCTTACTACTATACCATTTTCGATGTTGATTTCAATTTCATAGTCCTTTATATCCTTGATTCCGATGCCGCTATGAGTTCTTTATCTGCTTCGATATTCTTCATCTACAAAATAATACAATGCTCCATAGCACGATGGAGCGATTTATAAATGCAGAAGCACAAACTACTGATGCAACACTCGAAGTCGAAAGTCGTAGGAAACCTTGTGTACAGATGTAGAGGTAGCAGCCCATGCTGTATGCGTGAGAACCACTATGCAATCCCAGTACACTGGTGAATTTCCTACGTTCTCGACTTACAAGAGAGCATAACGCTTCTTATTTTCTTATTTCTTGGAAAGAGTTGCCCCTATCCGAATGCAAAATTAGTTATTTTATTGATGTTTTGGATTATATAGAGCGGAATTATAGCTTGAATCCTCTATTTTTTCTTGGCTCTTCCGCTGACTGTCGTAAACTTTGCCGTAATTTATTCCACTGTTCTTTGAACCATTCGTCTATCGACTGCTTGTTTATGGTCAGTATCAGTTTGCTATCATCGGTTGGATTCTTTTCCACCTTGAAAATATCATTCTTGATGTCAAACTTCCGTCTGTGTTCTTCGGAATAAATCCTGCCATTGCACCTGATAGCCTCTTTCTTGGTCAGGAGGCTCTCTATCATTTCTTTGGTGAAGCCGATGGCAGCACACAATTTTTCCATTCTCAACATCTCCCTGAGCATCGGAAACCACTTGAAAGCCTTTTCAAGCAAGGTATTCAGCCGTGATATTTCCTTGTCTTTGGCTTCAAGTTCCTGATTGTGTATTCCTTGAAGATTGCGTATCTGCTTGCCGTGCTGTTCCTGCATACGTTGCATTTGGGCTTTCAAGTCATCAATGCCCTTGTCCCGTTTGGCAATTTCCTGACGCAATTCGTCATTGGATTGCTCCAGTTTCTTCATTTTCCCGCTGCCGAAAAGAGAACCCACTCCGCTTGCTATGACAGTGGCAGCATCGGTAGCCACGCTTTTGAGCTTGTCCGTGCGTATCTCCGATTTTACCTGTCTGAGTTCCTGTTCTGCAAGGTTTACCTGCTGTTCCTTATGCCGCTTTATGGCTTCTATGCGTTGCAGTTCGGCTTTCTGTTTCTCAATGATGAAATCGTTTCGTTCCAAATGTTCTTTGCCAGTAACATTTTTTGATTGCCCACGTTCCATCATTAGAATGTCTGATGCCAAAGTCTGCATTGCTGCCATATCCTCGTCATTGAGTTTGCGGCTCTTTCCTGTATCGTGGTTCATCCAGTCAAAAACAATATGGGCATGATAATTCGGCTTGAACCATTTTCCACCCACTTGGAAACTCTCCTTGTCTTCTGTGTCAGGCTTTCCACCCAGCCAATGCCCCTCATCCTTATGCAGGAATATTTGGAGTGGCGTGATGCCCCAGCGTCTTTGGCACTCCTCGCCAAATTTATGCACATCTGCCAGTGTGGTGTCAGGTCTGATGAGCAATACTCCCTCACGTATGGGGGAACATCCTGCCACCTTGATTATTTTACCATTCTTTCCTTTGCGTTCCCGCTCTTTTTCCTGCATGGCACGTCCGGTCTTTTCCTTGACCATCCGTTTGATATTGTCGTAGTGCGTTTGCAGTTCGAGAGTGCCGAAGTTCGGGTTTATCCATTGTTCGTTGTCGGCAGAAAGTTCGGACACAACATAGATTTTGGACATCCCGATGTTTCGTATATACTCGGCAGTCCTTCGGTTATGCGCCTCACTCGATGCGATGTTGCAAGGCTTTATGTGTATGCTTGATTTTGTTGCCATAGCTTCTTTTTTTTGTTTACATTAGATTACTTTGTCCGCTTCCGTAACGGGGTTCTTAGGGGTAACCCATAAGCGGAGATTGCAAAGAGAGGGTCACTCTTTGCTCGGGGTTCTCAGGGGTGAAACGCCCTGAGTGGGTCATTAGGGCAAAGTCCTAATCCCCTCGGGAGAGCCCACAACTACGAAAGCGGAGCGTGTAGTTATAGTGGGCTATAACCGAAAGCCGTTCTTCTTTTTCGGTGGCTGGGTGTGCGTCTCTTTTACGGATTGGATTTGCCCTTTTCTTTCAGCCTGTTTCTGTAGGTATTCGTTCAAGTCCTTGCATTCGCTGTAGGTCTGCGAAGCGTCACGGATGTATAAATCCCTGCCGTATTCCATACGGATTTGCCGGAGTGCTTCCATCCCTGCACGGTCATTGTCAAAGAAACAATGGATGCGCTCGTAGCTACCCAAAGGATAGAGAGCCTTGCTTACATTCGATACGGAGTTCAGCACAATGTAGTCCTGTCCGTCCAACTCCGGATAATTCGGGCAGCTCTCCTGTCTCAATGTCAGAAAGGAGAGGTAGTCCATGAATCCCTCGAACACATAACACGTTTCCCTCGCTTTTCCCGACTGTCTGATATGGGAGATTTCCTTAGGGGCTATACAGCCTTTGAAATAGCGGTTGCGAATCTCATAGCCGCCCGATACATTAGGAAAGGCAATGGCGAAATACCGCCTGCCGTTGTTGGTGAAATGAGCTTCTCTGCATTCTCTTTTTGCCAGTTCCGTATTTATTCCCCTTTCCTGCAAATAGGAGAGCAGGGCAGGAGAAGAGAGCGGTACAATCTCCAGTTGCTGGAAACTTGGCTCGGAAAATGATTGCTTGCCAAAAGAGAAAGACACTGGGCGGATGTGTGGTGTCTGTTCCTCAATTTTCTGTAAGATGTAGGAAATGCAGGTGGAACAATAAAGCTCCTGTGCCAGTTCGATGATGCCGCCACCTTTGCCGAGTGCAAAATCATACCATTGGTTACGTTCTGTATTCACTTTGAACGAGGCTTCCGTTTCTTCCCTTAGCGGTGATTTATACCATAGGTTGATACCCTGTTGTTTGACGGGAGAATATCCCAAACTGTGAAGATAATCTGCTATCCTGATTTGCTTGGTTGTCTGTATATCCATAAAATGATTGTTTTAGTAGTTGGTGAATTGATTTATTTTTCTTTTCGCCCGTACCATTTTAAGAAGTACGGTCTATATAACCACTTCACTAAATTGTCGTATATATAGAGTACGGCAATAAAGTGAAGCGGTTTATCCATTCCTTGCATCACTTCGCTTTATCCTTAATATATAGACCCACAGAATAAAGTGAAGCGATTACAAGCAACAGGCTAATAGTGGAAGTCGGGCATGAATGTGTATTTTCTGCCGTTCTCCTGCACTATCATCCGCTTGTTGCGAAGCATGGTGATGAGCGGTACCGCCTTTTGATGGTTCAGCTTTACACCTATTGACGTATAGCTTTTGATTAAGGCATCTTCCAGCTCCTTGTAGCCATATTCCTCTTTCAGTCCGAAAACCGCTTCCAGTGCGATGCGGTGCTGTTGTTCGGTGATGTGCCTGTAAGGGTCGAACTTTTCTTCCTCGGGTCTTCCCGGTTTCCTGCTTTCTGTTTTGTAACCCTCTATGAGTTCGGGCAAGGCACTGTCGTTGATGCGAAAGGCAAAAGGCTCGAAATCCATTGCCCGGATGTGCATGGCTGAAACACTGCTTATATCCCCGTTACTCTTGTCCTTTTCCACCAGCAATACGGTTTCCGCCTTATTGTTTAACTCCGTGCCGATATGCCCTCTCGCATTCTCATCCCCTTTGTTCTGATGCAGTATCGTATGGATATGTATCTGCCTGTCGTCCGTCCACTGCATCAGTTTGGATATGATGCGTGTGGATTCGCCGGAACTGTTGATATCATATACCATGTCACGGATACCATCTATGATTACAAGACCAATGTCGGGCGTATTATAGATAGCCTGTTCGACAATCTTTATACGCTGCTCAGGTGTGTATTTTCTCAAGGCGAGAAACTCAAGGTTCTCATTATCCCTGTCATCAGGCAAGCCTGCCATCCGTAAAATACGTTTCATGACTTTCAGACAATGATAAGGACTTTGCTCCGTATCAACATAAAGCACTTTCCGCTTCCCGTCGGAGAGTTCCGCTACATACCGCAACACTGTGCCATTCTTCAATGCGGCGGCTACGATAGCCGAAACATTGAATGTCTTTTTACTTTTGGCTTTGCCGATGGATGCACTGAAATTGCCCAATGTCCCAATGACAGAACCATGCACTTTGAGGATTTCAGGTGCTTTCTCATAACTTTTCGACAGACTCAAACGTGAGGCTTGCCAAAGGATTACGGCTTCTTCTGCCGATATGTCCTTAAACTCTTTCATATAGTCCATAGCCATTCCTCCCGTTATTTCCGTCCTCCGGTTTTCTTTCCTGCCAGTTCAAGGGCAAGCTCCACATCCACGATAATCTTGCGTCCTATCTGGGTGATGGCTTTGTCAATCTTTCCGCTTTTCTTGATGCGGTTGGCGGTTGGCAGGCTGCACCCAAATAGTTTGGCTATGCCCAGTATTCCGTACACATACTTTCTTTCTGTGTCCGTAACGGGTCGTGGTTGCACTTCCACTTGATGGGAAGCGTGTTTGCTCAGGAATATGAACTCTTCGCCTGTCATCTGCCAGACGGGTTTTAATAATAACTCTTGAAGATTTGTCATCGTTCAATCTATTTAGCCGTTAAACAATCAGCCCTGCGCACTGGCTGTTATCTCTGTTCTCGAACGATGCAAAATTAGGTAGGGGCGTGAGTGGTAAGGATGTGGTTGGTGTAAATGGAATATCCTGTTATTTCTCTGAATATCAGATAATAAAAATACCACTCAAAAATTAATTTGAGTGGTAAAAGTGGTAATTTCGTAAAATGTCAGGACATATTACGGATTATCGGAATATTGCGTCCATTTCTTTGGCGAACTTCTGGTTACTGTCACTTGGAAAATCCGACACCGGTTCCTTGTACTTTGACTTGTAGTAGTTCTCGTCAATATCCAACTGTTTCAGGATTGTATT
The Bacteroides caecimuris DNA segment above includes these coding regions:
- the istB gene encoding IS21-like element helper ATPase IstB → MTSNNKTSRTVGKNMDRIMELLSKLRFYGMLETYRNDCRTTSSDGMTNDEFLKWLLESEYDYRRNVSIERLIKSANFRYKAYMEKIDYTIKRNLDRNQLERLASLDFIRDGQNVFITGSSGTGKSYIASAIGYEACKNGIKTLYSNASKLMGQLKIAKNKGTIESEMKKIEKCQLLILDDLFLIGLDTRERSILMEIIEDRHGLKSIIITSQLPVESRYDAIGDPTVADAILDRIVHTAHKIELTGDSVRKINAKKK
- a CDS encoding IS1182 family transposase — encoded protein: MTKIHFRPYNPNQTVLFPQRIDEDIAENDPVRMVNALVDSLNLESFRKLYKECGRSPYHPRMMLKVILYAYMNNVYSCRKIEKLLHRDIHYIWLAGYEKPDFITINRFRNRVKKEINEVFTQTVLLLSSKGFISLNVEYIDGTKIESKANKYTFVWRKTVERNRERLMKKIHVLLEQTDDVIAQENSSESNEEIEFTPAMLTEMAGELRQALEQVPEPSTKEEKTALKKKRKQLKELEEHRDTLQEYDNHLDTLQDRNSYSKTDKDATFMRMKEDAMRNGQTKPGYNLQIGTENQFITDFALFPNPTDTLTMIPFLQSFSGRYDRLAHTVVADSGYGSEENYRFMSENGMEAYVKYNYFHMEQRSRFKPDPFKAENFYYNEEHDFCICPMGQKMQRIGTGHVKTASGYVSENARYRAVRCEGCPLRCRCFKAKGNRTIELNHRLRKYRQKAKELLCSKEGLKHRGQRCIEPEAVFGQMKNNMNYKRFRHFGKDKVFMDFAFFAVAFNIKKMCAKMAKEGMDWLIRRFYEFTVAIFRCCEHINQRNPQNIAA
- a CDS encoding L-serine ammonia-lyase — protein: MKSIKELYRIGTGPSSSHTMGPRKAAEMFLERHPDAASFKVTLYGSLAATGKGHMTDVAIIDTLQPIAPVEIVWQPKVFLPFHPNGMTFAALDSNNKVQENWTVYSIGGGALAENNNNPTIESPDVYGMENMTEILQWCEDTGKSYWEYVKECEEEDIWDYLAEVWTTMKDAIHRGLEAEGVLPGPLNLRRKASTYYIRATGYKQSLQSRGLVFSYALAVSEENASGGKIVTAPTCGSCGVMPAVLYHLQKSRDFSDMRILRALATAGLFGNIVKFNASISGAEVGCQGEVGVACAMASAAANQLFGGSPAQIEYAAEMGLEHHLGMTCDPVCGLVQIPCIERNAYAAARALDANLYSAFTDGMHRVSFDKVVQVMQQTGHDLPSLYKETSEGGLAKDYKQM
- a CDS encoding endonuclease MutS2: MIYPQNFEQKIGFDQIRQLLKDKCLSTLGEERVTDMNFSEQYEEVEEKLNQVTEFVRIIQEEDGFPDQFFFDVRPSLKRVRIEGMYLDEQELFDLRRSLETIRDIVRFLHRNEDEEENDTPYPSLKRLAGDIAVFPQLIGKIDGILNKYGKIKDNASTELARIRRELASTMGNISRSLNSILRNAQSEGYVDKDVAPTMRDGRLVIPVAPGLKRKIKGIVHDESASGKTVFIEPAEVVEANNRIRELEGDERREIIRILTEFSNVLRPSIPEILQSYEFLAEIDFIRAKSYFAIQTNSLKPAVENEQLLDWTMAVHPLLQLSLAKHGKKVVPLDIELNQKQRILIISGPNAGGKSVCLKTVGLLQYMLQCGMLIPLHERSHTGIFSSIFIDIGDEQSIEDDLSTYSSHLTNMKIMMKSCNKRSLILIDEFGGGTEPQIGGAIAEAVLKRFNQKRTFGVITTHYQNLKHFAEDHEGVVNGAMLYDRHLMQALFQLQIGNPGSSFAVEIARKIGLPEDVIADASEIVGSEYINADKYLQDIVRDKRYWEGKRQTIRQREKHMEETIARYQTEMEELQKSRKEIIRQAKEEAERMLQESNARIENTIRTIKEAQAEKEKTRQARQELTDFRTSLDALASKEHEEKIARKMEKLKEKQERKKNKKNEPKAAASSPSSAPKIVPIAVGDNVKIKGQTSVGQVMEINGKNATVAFGSIKTTVKTDRLERTNNAPKTEGIAKSTFVSSQTHDQMYEKKLSFKQDIDVRGMRGDEALQAVTYFIDDAILVGMNRVRILHGTGTGILRTLIRQYLATVPGVNHYADEHVQFGGAGITVVDLD